One Cyanobium sp. AMD-g genomic window carries:
- a CDS encoding ComEC/Rec2 family competence protein: MPRSPLLPLLLLLLVLLQAQLRPLQPAAGDPLRLLAGGDGPQPAILTGRLLSDPVASAASEAPQPGQAGPCRVLLQTAGGRSELSFRTCPALREGWEVRVSGQLRRPRAAPHPLLAGPAERLARQGSWTRLTVEQLEVLRRPATPIADLRRSIAARFIAAAGPERGGLLAALVLGSAVVPLPAELRADFRVAGLSHALAASGFHLSVLLGAVLALGRGLGRWTRLALGGGAIALFLMLAGAQPSVVRAVLMGAIALVLLESGRRARPLGLLGLSLAGMLLLRPAWLHDVGFQLSAAATAGLVLTARPLEQALALRLPGVGWLAPALAVPVAASLWTLPLQLLHFGVVPLYAVPANLLAAPLLTPLTLGAMALAVVAVSVPALLVPLLLPLGWLAGLLLQLARAVAGLPLAQWQSGRPLPLLVLLFTLALLGLVLPGLGRRWRWLAAGLGLGVLVLHLVLLGGDQLLLVHQGVGGAARDLVLARHRGRAALVSTRADGFSCRQAGQLAQGLGVARFDWTLLLDPVAGADPACWSRLAARVVAYGDGAAPLAAGQRLASQGLAVQALAMDSHALRLQLGRQRWLLLPDRQSLASWRSGQTPTAAKAFAGKAAESVWLGVRPRPADHRALLAHGPRQVWLSGPGPAGAPLPRGWRASGPNGALTAP; this comes from the coding sequence ATGCCCCGTTCCCCCCTGCTGCCGCTGCTGTTGCTGCTCCTGGTGCTGCTGCAGGCCCAGCTGCGCCCGCTCCAGCCCGCCGCCGGGGATCCGCTGCGGCTGCTCGCCGGTGGGGACGGGCCCCAGCCGGCGATCCTGACGGGACGGCTCTTGAGCGATCCGGTGGCCAGCGCGGCTTCCGAGGCTCCCCAACCCGGCCAGGCCGGCCCCTGCCGGGTGCTGCTGCAGACGGCAGGGGGCCGCAGCGAGTTGAGCTTCCGCACCTGTCCGGCCCTGCGTGAGGGCTGGGAGGTGCGGGTGAGCGGCCAGCTGCGGCGTCCCCGGGCGGCCCCCCACCCGCTGCTGGCCGGGCCGGCCGAGCGCCTGGCCCGCCAGGGCAGCTGGACCCGCCTGACGGTGGAGCAGCTGGAGGTGCTGCGCCGGCCCGCCACCCCGATCGCCGATCTGCGCCGCAGCATCGCCGCCCGATTCATCGCCGCGGCGGGTCCGGAGCGGGGCGGCCTGTTGGCGGCCCTGGTGCTGGGCAGTGCCGTGGTGCCCCTGCCGGCGGAGCTGCGCGCTGACTTCCGGGTCGCCGGCCTCTCCCATGCCCTGGCGGCCTCGGGATTCCACCTCAGCGTCCTGCTGGGGGCGGTGCTGGCCCTTGGCCGGGGCCTCGGCCGCTGGACACGGCTGGCCCTGGGCGGTGGCGCCATTGCCCTGTTCCTGATGCTCGCTGGGGCCCAGCCCTCGGTGGTGCGGGCGGTGCTGATGGGGGCCATCGCCCTGGTGCTGCTCGAGAGCGGCCGGCGGGCCCGCCCCCTCGGACTTCTTGGCCTGAGCCTGGCGGGCATGCTGCTGCTGCGGCCGGCCTGGCTGCACGACGTCGGTTTCCAGCTCAGCGCCGCCGCCACCGCCGGCCTGGTGCTGACGGCCAGGCCCCTGGAGCAGGCTCTGGCCCTGCGGCTGCCTGGGGTGGGCTGGCTGGCGCCCGCCCTGGCGGTGCCGGTGGCGGCCAGCCTCTGGACCCTGCCGCTGCAACTGCTCCACTTCGGTGTGGTGCCCCTCTACGCCGTGCCGGCCAACCTGCTGGCGGCTCCCCTGCTGACACCGCTCACCCTCGGGGCCATGGCCCTGGCGGTGGTGGCCGTGTCGGTGCCGGCCCTGCTGGTGCCGTTGCTGCTGCCCCTCGGCTGGCTGGCCGGGTTACTGCTCCAGCTCGCCCGTGCCGTCGCCGGCCTTCCCCTGGCCCAGTGGCAGAGCGGCCGGCCCCTGCCCCTGCTGGTGCTGCTGTTCACGCTGGCCTTGCTGGGTCTGGTGCTGCCCGGCCTGGGCCGGCGCTGGCGGTGGCTGGCGGCTGGTCTGGGCCTGGGGGTTCTGGTGCTGCATCTGGTGCTGCTGGGCGGCGACCAGTTGCTGCTGGTGCACCAGGGGGTGGGGGGGGCCGCCCGCGACCTGGTGCTGGCCCGGCACCGTGGCCGCGCCGCCCTGGTCAGCACCCGCGCCGATGGCTTCAGCTGCCGCCAGGCCGGCCAGCTGGCCCAGGGGCTCGGGGTGGCCCGCTTCGACTGGACCCTGCTGCTGGATCCGGTGGCGGGCGCCGATCCGGCCTGCTGGAGCCGTCTGGCGGCCCGGGTGGTGGCCTATGGCGATGGGGCGGCCCCTTTGGCGGCCGGTCAGCGGCTGGCGAGCCAGGGGCTGGCGGTGCAGGCCCTGGCCATGGACAGCCACGCCCTGCGTCTGCAGCTGGGCCGGCAACGCTGGTTGCTGCTGCCCGATCGCCAGTCACTGGCCAGCTGGCGATCGGGCCAAACACCAACGGCTGCAAAGGCGTTCGCAGGCAAGGCGGCGGAGTCCGTGTGGCTGGGGGTCCGCCCCCGGCCCGCCGACCACCGCGCCCTGCTGGCCCACGGGCCGCGGCAGGTGTGGCTCAGTGGACCTGGCCCCGCCGGAGCCCCCCTGCCGCGGGGGTGGCGGGCCAGTGGGCCGAACGGGGCGCTGACCGCTCCGTAA
- a CDS encoding DUF1622 domain-containing protein has protein sequence MPDLPLLEWIDRFAIGLRVVLEGVSLVCVALGFAATLRLSVRQTLRQSQLLGHGRQSQGRRFNSLRLTFGSWLSMALEFQLAADIVATTTAPSNQNLIQLGVIAVIRTFLNIFLGREVELELKFEDAQRQQNQPGSPTDTTPS, from the coding sequence ATGCCGGACCTTCCCCTGCTGGAGTGGATCGACCGCTTCGCCATCGGACTGCGGGTCGTGCTGGAGGGGGTGTCGCTGGTGTGCGTGGCGCTGGGGTTTGCGGCCACGCTGCGCCTCAGCGTTCGTCAGACCCTGCGCCAGTCGCAGCTCCTGGGCCACGGGCGCCAATCCCAGGGGCGACGGTTCAACAGCCTCCGCCTCACGTTCGGCAGCTGGCTGTCGATGGCGCTGGAGTTTCAGTTGGCCGCCGATATCGTGGCCACCACCACGGCCCCCTCCAACCAGAACCTGATCCAACTGGGAGTCATCGCCGTGATCCGCACCTTCCTCAACATTTTCCTGGGCCGGGAAGTGGAACTGGAACTGAAGTTCGAGGACGCCCAGCGCCAACAGAACCAGCCAGGTTCTCCCACCGATACCACCCCTTCCTGA
- a CDS encoding arylsulfatase, with product MPNGQPNILILWGDDIGQSNLSCYSDGLMGYQTPNIDRVAKEGGRFIHYYAEQSCTAGRAAFISGQSVFRTGLSKVGLPGAELGYRAEDPTIPELLQPLGYRTGQFGKNHFGDRDEHLPTMHGFDEFFGNLYHLNAEEEPELRDYPKEDDPEFPNFRKRFAPRGVLHCWANGDGTQRIENTGPLTRKRMETADDEFMAEAKRFIRDAVASGEPFFVWFNTTHMHFRTYARPQDIGRSGRWQSEYHDVMIYHDECIGEMLDLLDELGVTDDTIVMYGTDNGPHMNSWPDAGMTPFRSEKNTNWEGAFRVPALVRWPGRIAPGTIFTGIVSHLDWLPTLVAAAGDPDIKDKLKAGHSVGNKTFKVHLDGYNMLDYWTGQSEKSPRREFFYFSDDGDLTGLRYDNWKFVFAEQREQGTCQIWAEPFVQLRVPKIFNLLTDPYERADITSNTYWDWMFDHIFMLVPAQSFVAEFLATFLEFPPRQKAASFSMEQVLEKLEASIGQSS from the coding sequence ATGCCCAACGGCCAACCCAACATCCTCATCCTCTGGGGCGATGACATCGGCCAGAGCAATCTCAGCTGCTACAGCGACGGCCTGATGGGGTACCAGACCCCCAACATCGACCGGGTCGCCAAGGAGGGCGGCCGCTTCATCCACTACTACGCCGAGCAGAGCTGCACCGCCGGCCGGGCGGCCTTCATCTCAGGCCAGAGCGTCTTCCGCACCGGCCTGAGCAAGGTGGGGCTGCCGGGCGCCGAGCTGGGCTACCGCGCCGAGGATCCCACCATCCCCGAACTGCTGCAGCCGCTGGGCTACCGCACCGGCCAGTTCGGCAAGAACCACTTCGGCGACCGCGACGAGCATCTGCCGACGATGCACGGCTTCGACGAATTCTTCGGCAACCTCTACCACCTCAACGCCGAGGAGGAGCCGGAACTGCGCGACTACCCCAAGGAGGACGATCCCGAGTTCCCCAACTTCCGCAAGCGCTTTGCCCCTCGCGGTGTGCTGCACTGCTGGGCCAACGGAGACGGCACCCAGCGGATCGAGAACACCGGGCCGCTCACCCGCAAGCGGATGGAGACCGCCGATGATGAATTCATGGCTGAAGCGAAGCGCTTCATCCGCGATGCCGTGGCCTCTGGTGAGCCTTTCTTCGTGTGGTTCAACACCACCCACATGCACTTCCGCACCTATGCGCGGCCCCAGGACATCGGCCGCAGCGGGCGCTGGCAGTCGGAGTATCACGATGTGATGATCTATCACGATGAGTGCATCGGCGAGATGCTCGATCTGCTCGATGAGCTGGGCGTGACCGATGACACGATCGTGATGTACGGCACCGACAACGGGCCGCACATGAACAGCTGGCCCGACGCCGGCATGACCCCGTTCCGCAGCGAGAAGAACACCAACTGGGAGGGTGCCTTCCGGGTGCCGGCCCTGGTGCGCTGGCCCGGACGGATCGCTCCGGGGACCATCTTCACCGGCATTGTCAGCCACCTCGACTGGTTGCCAACCCTGGTGGCGGCAGCGGGTGATCCGGATATCAAGGACAAGCTCAAGGCCGGCCATTCAGTGGGCAACAAGACCTTCAAGGTGCACCTCGATGGCTACAACATGCTCGACTACTGGACAGGCCAGTCCGAGAAGAGTCCGCGCCGGGAATTCTTCTACTTCTCCGACGACGGCGATCTCACCGGTCTGCGCTACGACAACTGGAAGTTCGTGTTCGCCGAGCAGCGTGAGCAGGGCACCTGCCAGATCTGGGCGGAGCCCTTCGTGCAGCTGAGGGTGCCGAAGATCTTCAACCTGCTCACCGATCCCTACGAACGGGCCGACATCACCTCCAACACCTACTGGGACTGGATGTTCGACCACATCTTCATGCTGGTACCGGCCCAGTCCTTCGTGGCCGAGTTTCTGGCCACGTTCCTGGAGTTCCCGCCACGCCAGAAAGCGGCCAGCTTCTCGATGGAGCAGGTGCTCGAGAAACTGGAGGCCAGCATCGGCCAGTCCTCCTGA
- a CDS encoding bile acid:sodium symporter family protein, whose amino-acid sequence MPQAASLLVTATIVTLMFSLGLGLKQYPFLLLRDRPAFLWRVVLGTCLLVPLAGLVLVLLPLHGLLSRPAWVAMGLMLACPSAPLILFRVRSSGGTAELAARLQIAAALLAIVTIPLLEVVFRAGAGLRGWEMVDWGITPAQVAGQVLKVQVLPVIAGVLLGQWKPQLAQRCSQTLGRLATVLLLLMMVALLVLSSKQLLPFLQQNLVGLAAMAVLSVLSLAIGYGLAGADPLERRTVALVTGMRNTGLAAQLALTYGKGLPDLVPGILSYVLITVIVTSLFLKWQQRQLAPSGQASG is encoded by the coding sequence ATGCCCCAAGCCGCCTCCCTACTTGTCACGGCCACGATCGTGACCCTGATGTTCAGCCTCGGTCTTGGGCTGAAGCAGTACCCATTCCTGCTGCTCAGGGATCGCCCCGCCTTTCTCTGGCGCGTGGTGCTCGGCACCTGCCTGCTGGTCCCCCTGGCGGGGCTGGTGCTGGTGCTGCTGCCCCTGCATGGCCTGCTGAGCCGCCCGGCCTGGGTGGCCATGGGCCTGATGCTGGCCTGTCCCAGCGCCCCTTTGATCCTGTTCCGGGTGCGCAGCAGCGGCGGCACGGCCGAACTCGCGGCGCGGCTGCAGATTGCTGCGGCGCTGCTGGCCATCGTCACGATTCCGCTGCTGGAGGTCGTGTTCCGTGCCGGCGCCGGACTGCGGGGCTGGGAGATGGTGGATTGGGGCATCACTCCGGCCCAGGTGGCGGGCCAGGTGCTGAAGGTGCAGGTGCTGCCGGTGATCGCCGGCGTGCTGTTGGGCCAATGGAAGCCGCAGCTGGCCCAGCGCTGCAGCCAGACCCTCGGCCGCCTGGCCACTGTGCTGCTGCTGCTGATGATGGTGGCCTTGCTGGTCCTGAGCAGCAAGCAGTTGCTGCCCTTCCTGCAGCAGAACCTGGTGGGCCTGGCCGCCATGGCCGTCCTCAGCGTGCTCAGCCTCGCGATCGGCTACGGCCTGGCTGGCGCGGACCCACTGGAGCGCCGCACCGTGGCCCTGGTGACGGGCATGCGCAACACGGGCCTGGCCGCCCAGCTGGCCCTGACCTACGGCAAAGGCCTGCCCGATCTGGTTCCCGGGATCCTCTCCTATGTGCTGATCACGGTGATCGTCACCAGCCTGTTTCTGAAATGGCAGCAACGGCAGCTGGCGCCCTCCGGCCAGGCCTCTGGCTGA
- the cbiB gene encoding adenosylcobinamide-phosphate synthase CbiB: protein MSPALLVLLACGLDRLLGDPIWWPHPVQAMGWTITVLRRAVEAWAGDAPWRLRLGGTLLTLVVVTGSGLAGWGIEALARHAPLLGAPLLVLGLASALAGGSLARAVRDVLEALPDVPLARKRLARIVGRQVSQLPEAEILRAAAETAAENAVDGLFAPLFWMLVGAVLLQLGPALPSLHLPGPLALAWSYKAASTLDSMLGYRHGRLRWLGTAGARLDDLLTWLPTRLVALTLPLAAGQPRQTWRWLRAALRDGASDPSPNAGVSEAAFAHAAGVRLGGANTYADGVRIKPILAAAGRAADAEAVERILALGNQLELLWLLASVPALWALQ from the coding sequence TTGAGCCCCGCCCTGCTCGTGCTGCTCGCCTGCGGGCTGGATCGGCTGCTGGGGGACCCGATCTGGTGGCCCCACCCTGTGCAGGCCATGGGTTGGACCATCACGGTGCTGCGACGGGCCGTGGAAGCCTGGGCCGGCGACGCCCCATGGCGCCTGCGCCTGGGCGGGACACTCCTCACCCTGGTGGTGGTGACCGGCAGCGGCCTGGCGGGCTGGGGCATCGAGGCCCTCGCCAGGCACGCCCCCCTGCTGGGCGCCCCCCTGCTGGTGCTGGGCCTGGCCAGTGCCCTGGCGGGCGGCAGCCTGGCCCGGGCGGTGCGGGACGTGCTTGAGGCCCTGCCGGATGTCCCCTTGGCCCGGAAGCGCCTGGCCCGGATCGTGGGCCGCCAGGTGAGCCAGCTGCCGGAGGCGGAGATCCTGCGGGCCGCCGCCGAAACCGCCGCCGAAAATGCCGTCGACGGTCTGTTCGCGCCGCTTTTCTGGATGCTGGTCGGGGCGGTGCTGCTGCAGCTGGGGCCGGCACTGCCTTCGCTGCACCTGCCGGGGCCCCTGGCCCTGGCCTGGAGCTACAAGGCGGCCAGCACCCTTGATTCGATGCTCGGTTACCGCCACGGACGCCTGCGCTGGCTGGGCACCGCCGGCGCCCGCCTCGACGACCTGCTCACCTGGCTGCCCACCCGCCTGGTGGCCCTGACCCTGCCCCTGGCGGCAGGGCAACCCCGGCAGACCTGGCGATGGCTGCGGGCGGCCCTGCGGGACGGCGCCTCCGACCCCTCCCCGAATGCCGGGGTGTCGGAGGCCGCCTTCGCCCACGCCGCCGGCGTGCGCTTGGGAGGCGCCAACACCTACGCCGATGGCGTTCGGATCAAGCCGATCCTGGCGGCCGCCGGCCGAGCTGCCGACGCGGAGGCTGTGGAGCGGATTCTGGCCCTGGGGAATCAGCTGGAGCTGCTCTGGCTGCTGGCGTCGGTGCCGGCCCTCTGGGCGCTTCAGTAG
- a CDS encoding sugar transferase: MLSSIGTPYASRQLVTAPAQVFTAEELIAIQSKRDRFVKRGGDVLFSLTVLTLGSPVLLALALLVKVTSRGPVFYVQQRVGRDYRSFGCIKFRTMRRDADRLLSKLLAESPDLDEEFRNDFKLKNDPRITRLGKFLRRSSLDELPQFLNVLRGEMSVVGPRPIVKSELVRYGDRMDEVLAVRPGLTGLWQVSGRNNLSYPERVRLDVRYARRRNLLMDLRIIVRTISVMLDPRDRGAY; this comes from the coding sequence ATGCTCTCTTCCATCGGGACCCCCTACGCCTCTCGCCAACTCGTGACGGCACCGGCGCAGGTGTTCACCGCAGAAGAGTTGATTGCCATCCAGTCCAAACGGGATCGCTTCGTCAAGCGTGGTGGCGACGTGCTGTTTTCGCTCACGGTGCTCACCCTCGGCTCACCGGTGCTGCTTGCCCTGGCCCTGCTGGTGAAGGTCACCTCCAGGGGCCCGGTGTTCTACGTGCAGCAGCGGGTGGGCCGGGATTACCGCAGCTTCGGTTGCATCAAGTTCCGCACCATGCGCCGGGATGCCGATCGCTTGCTCTCCAAGCTGCTGGCTGAATCACCCGATCTCGACGAAGAATTCCGCAACGATTTCAAGCTCAAGAACGATCCCCGCATCACCCGTCTCGGCAAGTTCCTGCGTCGCTCCAGCCTCGACGAGTTGCCCCAGTTCCTCAATGTTCTCCGTGGCGAAATGAGTGTGGTGGGTCCCCGTCCCATCGTCAAAAGCGAGCTGGTCCGCTACGGCGACCGCATGGATGAGGTGCTTGCCGTGCGCCCCGGCCTGACGGGGCTGTGGCAGGTGTCCGGCCGCAACAACCTCAGCTACCCCGAACGGGTCCGGCTGGATGTTCGCTATGCCCGTCGCCGCAATCTGTTGATGGACCTGCGCATCATCGTGCGCACGATCAGCGTGATGCTCGATCCCCGCGACCGCGGCGCCTACTGA
- a CDS encoding helix-turn-helix domain-containing protein has protein sequence MRSVQDIARLEAVLSPLLPVQLTQLAGGRLGSEILSLDLGALQVLRLRFDRPLHGGGPKPTGRQLIALDLGESPGQPVMRSHGLELPATALFGLAATGEIHLTTPERCSLALLSLDRERFLQWAVELGGAGLEEQLEGVNWQAIDPQRFGQVRACLRRIFRLAERSPDLMANAALRVRLGGDLVPLLVEALVHRTGHGGRLARPPARIELVKAAQAWMADHPDEPISLDGLCRQVAAGRRSLLQGFREHLGMGPMAYLKIRRLHSVRRALLAADPQATRISALAAQWGFMNAGHFARDYHSLFGEHPRTSLRA, from the coding sequence TTGCGTTCCGTCCAGGACATCGCTCGCCTGGAAGCGGTGCTGAGTCCCCTGCTGCCCGTGCAGCTCACCCAGCTCGCCGGCGGCCGACTGGGCAGTGAGATCCTTTCCCTCGACCTCGGTGCGCTCCAGGTCCTGCGCCTGCGCTTCGATCGGCCGCTCCACGGGGGTGGGCCCAAACCCACCGGCCGCCAGCTGATCGCCCTTGATCTGGGGGAGAGCCCCGGCCAGCCCGTGATGCGCTCCCACGGGCTGGAGCTGCCGGCCACGGCGCTCTTCGGCCTGGCCGCCACCGGGGAGATCCACCTCACCACCCCTGAGCGCTGCAGCCTGGCGTTGCTGAGCCTGGATCGGGAGAGGTTCCTGCAGTGGGCCGTGGAGCTGGGGGGAGCGGGCCTCGAGGAGCAGCTGGAAGGTGTCAACTGGCAGGCGATCGACCCGCAGCGCTTCGGGCAGGTGAGGGCCTGCCTGCGCCGGATCTTCCGCCTGGCCGAGCGGTCTCCGGACCTGATGGCGAATGCAGCACTCCGCGTGCGGCTGGGGGGGGATCTGGTGCCGTTGCTGGTGGAGGCCCTGGTGCACCGCACCGGCCACGGCGGGCGGCTGGCCCGGCCGCCCGCCAGGATCGAGCTGGTGAAGGCGGCCCAGGCCTGGATGGCGGACCATCCCGACGAACCGATCAGCCTCGATGGGCTCTGCCGCCAGGTCGCGGCCGGTCGGCGCAGCCTGCTGCAGGGGTTCCGGGAGCACCTGGGGATGGGCCCGATGGCCTACCTCAAGATCCGTCGCCTGCACAGCGTGAGGCGTGCCCTGCTGGCGGCCGATCCGCAGGCCACGCGGATCTCGGCGCTGGCCGCTCAGTGGGGATTCATGAACGCGGGGCACTTCGCCCGCGATTACCACAGCCTGTTCGGCGAACATCCCCGGACCAGCCTCCGGGCCTGA
- a CDS encoding YidH family protein: MANLNNELAKERNRAAAERTLMAWIRTCLSLISFGFGLDKIIGAINSSRFDGSAHAGLSVRLVSMGFILVGILAMAAATRQHLRTLKLIRRDDFLYADQRSISTLTAIALTLIGVVAFALLVMGSPLG; encoded by the coding sequence ATGGCCAACCTCAACAACGAACTGGCCAAGGAGCGCAACCGGGCGGCCGCTGAACGCACGTTGATGGCCTGGATCCGCACCTGTCTCTCGCTGATCAGCTTCGGCTTCGGCCTCGACAAGATCATCGGGGCGATCAACAGCAGCCGCTTCGATGGCAGTGCCCATGCCGGCCTGAGCGTGCGGCTGGTGTCCATGGGGTTCATTCTGGTCGGAATCCTGGCGATGGCGGCGGCCACCCGCCAGCACCTGCGCACCCTGAAGCTGATCCGGCGTGACGACTTTCTCTATGCCGATCAGCGTTCGATCAGCACCCTGACGGCCATCGCACTCACACTCATCGGTGTTGTCGCGTTCGCGCTTCTGGTGATGGGGTCCCCTCTCGGTTGA
- a CDS encoding glycosyltransferase, with protein MEAFPTPVALVHEWFTPRSVGGSEQVVAELDRLLLERGAPPELFALVDGESDRPGSWLSGRNVQTSFIQRLPWGVSHVQQYLPLLPLAIEQLDLSGHPLVISSSHLVAKGVITGPDQLHVSYVHTPARYAWDQMHPYLARSALARGPLGPLVRLQLHQLRQWDVVSSARVDALVANSRFTARRIRSFWRRSAHVIHPPVAVERFRWDQPRDDVYVSLCRLVPNKRVDVVVEAFNRTGLPLVVLGDGPERRRLEAMAGPQVRFLGRLSDQETAGWLERARAFVYAGMEDFGIAPVEAMAAGAPVIALGQGGVLDSVRCLRQGEPGPTGLLFPEQSASSLAAALEQFEAGRLWRSLPAEGQRLWAEGFAPPVFRQRMHTLLEKLWQQHRRRLRRPVPLI; from the coding sequence ATGGAGGCCTTCCCCACCCCTGTCGCCCTGGTGCACGAGTGGTTCACCCCCCGGTCCGTGGGTGGGTCCGAGCAGGTGGTGGCCGAACTCGATCGGCTCTTGCTGGAGCGGGGAGCCCCGCCCGAGCTCTTCGCCCTCGTGGACGGGGAAAGTGACCGGCCCGGCAGCTGGCTGTCAGGGCGGAACGTCCAGACCAGCTTCATTCAGCGGCTGCCCTGGGGGGTAAGCCACGTCCAGCAATACCTGCCACTGCTGCCCCTGGCCATCGAGCAACTCGACCTGTCAGGCCATCCGCTGGTGATCAGCAGCAGCCATCTGGTGGCCAAAGGGGTGATCACCGGCCCGGATCAGTTGCACGTCAGCTATGTGCACACCCCGGCCCGCTACGCCTGGGACCAGATGCACCCCTACCTGGCCCGATCCGCCCTGGCCCGCGGTCCCCTGGGTCCCCTGGTGCGGCTGCAGCTGCACCAGTTGCGTCAATGGGACGTGGTCAGCAGCGCCCGGGTGGATGCCCTGGTGGCCAATTCGCGCTTCACCGCCCGCCGGATCCGCTCCTTCTGGCGCCGGAGTGCCCACGTGATCCACCCCCCCGTGGCTGTGGAGCGGTTCCGTTGGGATCAGCCCCGGGACGATGTTTATGTGAGCCTCTGCCGGTTGGTGCCCAACAAACGGGTGGATGTGGTGGTGGAAGCCTTCAACCGCACCGGGCTGCCCCTGGTGGTGCTCGGCGATGGCCCCGAGCGGCGGCGGCTGGAGGCGATGGCGGGGCCCCAGGTCCGCTTCCTCGGTCGCCTGTCGGATCAGGAGACCGCCGGCTGGTTGGAGCGGGCCCGGGCCTTTGTGTACGCCGGGATGGAGGACTTCGGCATCGCCCCGGTGGAGGCCATGGCCGCCGGTGCCCCGGTGATCGCCCTGGGTCAGGGCGGGGTGCTCGACAGTGTGCGCTGCCTCAGGCAGGGGGAGCCAGGCCCCACCGGCCTGCTGTTCCCGGAGCAGAGCGCCAGCAGCCTGGCGGCGGCGCTGGAGCAGTTTGAGGCGGGCCGGCTGTGGCGATCGCTGCCGGCGGAGGGACAGCGGCTCTGGGCCGAGGGCTTTGCCCCGCCAGTCTTCCGGCAACGCATGCATACCCTGCTGGAGAAGCTTTGGCAGCAGCACCGCCGCCGCCTTCGCCGTCCTGTGCCTCTGATCTGA
- a CDS encoding formylglycine-generating enzyme family protein — MVWIPAGSFLMGSDHHYPEEAPARRVAVAGFWIDRAPVTNAQFRKFVKATGHITVAEQPADPAAYPGALPELLAPASIVFVPPPGPIGTGDPYRWWQYLPGASWRHPEGPGSSIKARDHHPVVHVAHADAAAYAAWAGKQLPAEAEWEWAARGGREQGEFAWGDELYPGGRPMANTFQGDFPHHNSLLDGWERTSPVGAFPPNGYGLLDMIGNVWEWTDDWYGTHAATDDQPGGCCREASIDPASQHGGLPRKVVKGGSFLCAPSYCRRYRPAARMAQGIDTSTCHMGFRCLVRS; from the coding sequence ATGGTCTGGATCCCCGCCGGCAGCTTCCTGATGGGCTCCGACCACCACTACCCGGAGGAGGCCCCGGCCCGCCGGGTGGCGGTGGCGGGGTTCTGGATCGACCGTGCCCCGGTCACCAACGCCCAGTTCCGCAAGTTCGTCAAGGCCACGGGCCACATCACCGTGGCCGAGCAGCCGGCCGATCCGGCCGCCTATCCCGGCGCCCTGCCGGAGCTGCTGGCGCCGGCCTCGATCGTGTTCGTGCCACCGCCCGGACCGATCGGCACCGGTGATCCCTACCGCTGGTGGCAGTACCTGCCCGGGGCCAGCTGGCGCCATCCCGAAGGTCCGGGCAGCTCCATCAAGGCCCGGGATCACCATCCCGTGGTCCACGTGGCCCATGCGGACGCGGCGGCCTATGCCGCCTGGGCCGGCAAACAGCTGCCGGCTGAGGCCGAGTGGGAATGGGCCGCCCGCGGAGGCCGGGAGCAGGGCGAATTCGCCTGGGGGGATGAGCTGTACCCCGGCGGCCGGCCCATGGCCAACACCTTCCAGGGGGACTTCCCGCACCACAACAGCCTGCTCGACGGCTGGGAGCGCACCTCACCGGTGGGGGCCTTCCCGCCGAACGGCTACGGGCTGCTCGACATGATCGGCAACGTCTGGGAGTGGACCGACGACTGGTACGGCACCCATGCCGCCACCGACGACCAGCCCGGGGGATGTTGCCGGGAGGCCAGCATCGATCCCGCCTCCCAGCACGGCGGTCTCCCCCGCAAGGTGGTGAAGGGCGGGTCCTTCCTCTGTGCCCCGAGCTACTGCCGCCGCTACCGGCCCGCCGCGCGCATGGCCCAGGGGATCGATACCTCCACCTGCCACATGGGCTTTCGTTGTCTCGTGAGGAGCTGA